A stretch of Helicobacter pylori DNA encodes these proteins:
- a CDS encoding efflux RND transporter periplasmic adaptor subunit, with translation MKRALWWLMLMGVLGVFLEAKEYPEIVLEEKNLQPMGLKVIKLDKEIFSKGLPFNAYIDFDSKSSVVQSLSFDASVVAVYKREGEQVKAGDAICEVSSIDLSNLYFELQNNQNKLKIAKDITKKDLELYRAGVIPKREYQTSFLTSEEMGLKVEQLESAFKSFGVDPKNPKGQYGFRIVARDSGLLALAPKNVGEKILAFTSYVRISKSDDLIAQIKLPVGVSKTIKRDSPVYNEEGEKIGKIQSVSVVLDKGSNTILATALLDEGNYHVGEMVEMYIQGSQPKDSVLIPSNALIRNGKDYLVFVRTPKGFRPVVVQVLEERSKIFIVNAQNLHPNDSVAVGSLIGLKGMINNLGEE, from the coding sequence TTGAAGCGGGCGTTATGGTGGCTTATGTTAATGGGCGTTTTGGGTGTTTTTTTGGAAGCCAAAGAGTATCCAGAAATTGTTTTAGAAGAAAAAAACTTGCAACCCATGGGGTTAAAGGTGATTAAATTAGATAAAGAGATTTTCAGTAAAGGGCTTCCTTTTAACGCTTATATTGATTTTGATAGTAAAAGCTCTGTGGTGCAGAGCTTGAGTTTTGATGCGTCTGTGGTCGCTGTTTATAAAAGAGAGGGCGAGCAGGTGAAGGCTGGAGATGCGATCTGTGAAGTGAGCTCCATTGATTTAAGCAATCTGTATTTTGAATTGCAAAACAACCAAAATAAATTAAAGATCGCTAAAGATATTACTAAAAAAGATTTAGAGCTTTATAGGGCGGGGGTGATCCCTAAAAGGGAGTATCAAACGAGCTTTCTAACCAGTGAAGAAATGGGCTTAAAGGTGGAACAATTAGAGAGCGCGTTTAAAAGCTTTGGCGTGGATCCCAAAAACCCTAAAGGGCAGTATGGTTTTAGGATTGTGGCTAGAGACAGCGGTCTTTTAGCGTTAGCGCCTAAAAATGTGGGCGAAAAGATTTTGGCTTTCACTAGCTACGTGCGTATTTCAAAAAGCGATGATTTAATCGCTCAAATCAAATTGCCTGTAGGCGTTTCTAAAACCATTAAAAGGGATTCGCCGGTCTATAATGAAGAGGGGGAAAAAATCGGGAAAATCCAAAGCGTTTCGGTGGTGTTAGACAAAGGCTCTAACACGATTTTAGCCACCGCTTTATTAGATGAGGGCAATTACCATGTGGGGGAAATGGTAGAAATGTATATTCAAGGCTCTCAACCCAAAGACTCGGTTTTAATCCCTTCAAACGCTTTAATTAGAAACGGGAAAGATTACCTGGTGTTTGTGAGAACGCCTAAAGGTTTTAGGCCTGTGGTGGTTCAAGTTTTAGAAGAGCGCAGCAAGATTTTTATCGTGAACGCTCAAAATTTACACCCCAATGACAGCGTGGCAGTGGGGTCATTGATAGGGTTAAAAGGCATGATCAACAATTTAGGGGAAGAATGA
- a CDS encoding TolC family protein encodes MRFNAVKCKIQRFLGVTFFISMFSAGMLSAKIFTLQEFFKEVEINSMELIGKKADFKSRLNEQRSVNAWDFPYIYNETSMVKNFQGIVEAQPRTLLMVRPKLPWVSSLLSKSLSIKTIQYDKSYQLNKNLAFIGAKRLYLTYVMTKEKYQVYAQREANFYSQLKIAKEKVKAGSMSEKDYINFNNSYLESKLAKTNVETKLIDLEKMLDTMLAIVEPVKEGVHFDTYLDHLHDVKVIGLDFEYVRLEPEALKFKLDRSLYVDILDLTAKDYQVNAKLANRDVFNAFEFGIGSESYNSSTNLSIEVHIPLPVTPKNIYQKRKFLDLQSGTLAQNEVMKRNIRINANSYLNQLKTKEAYIETQKEAIANKKRLMEMGRIAYEAQKIGLFEYLIYQNSYMDALITLAEAKIEYIDISALLEETLGESLTRLGELH; translated from the coding sequence TTGCGATTTAATGCTGTCAAATGCAAAATCCAGCGTTTTTTGGGGGTAACTTTTTTTATAAGCATGTTTAGTGCGGGCATGCTTAGCGCGAAAATCTTTACCCTACAAGAGTTTTTTAAAGAAGTAGAAATTAATTCAATGGAGTTGATCGGCAAAAAAGCCGATTTTAAAAGCCGTTTGAATGAGCAACGCTCCGTGAACGCTTGGGATTTCCCCTATATTTATAATGAAACTTCTATGGTGAAAAACTTCCAAGGCATTGTAGAAGCGCAGCCCAGAACCCTTTTAATGGTAAGACCCAAGCTCCCATGGGTGAGTTCGCTTTTATCCAAAAGCCTTTCTATCAAAACCATTCAATACGATAAAAGCTATCAATTGAATAAAAATCTCGCTTTTATTGGCGCTAAACGCCTTTATTTGACTTATGTGATGACTAAAGAAAAGTATCAGGTGTATGCGCAACGAGAAGCGAACTTTTATTCGCAGCTCAAAATCGCTAAAGAAAAAGTCAAAGCCGGCAGCATGAGCGAAAAAGATTATATCAACTTCAATAATTCTTATTTGGAATCCAAACTCGCTAAAACCAATGTGGAAACCAAACTCATAGATTTAGAAAAGATGCTAGACACGATGCTTGCGATTGTGGAGCCGGTCAAAGAGGGGGTGCATTTTGACACTTATTTAGACCATTTGCATGATGTCAAGGTGATCGGTTTGGATTTTGAATACGTGCGATTAGAGCCTGAAGCTTTAAAGTTCAAATTGGATCGCTCGTTGTATGTGGATATTTTGGATTTGACGGCTAAAGATTATCAAGTGAATGCGAAACTGGCTAATAGAGACGTGTTTAATGCATTTGAATTTGGGATTGGCTCTGAAAGCTATAACTCTTCAACCAATCTTTCTATAGAAGTGCATATCCCTTTACCGGTAACGCCTAAAAATATCTATCAAAAGCGTAAATTCTTGGATTTGCAAAGCGGGACGCTCGCGCAAAATGAAGTGATGAAACGAAACATTAGAATTAACGCCAATTCCTACTTAAACCAGCTCAAAACCAAAGAAGCATACATTGAAACCCAAAAAGAAGCCATTGCCAATAAGAAGCGTTTGATGGAAATGGGGCGCATCGCTTATGAAGCCCAAAAAATCGGGCTTTTTGAATACTTGATTTATCAAAATTCTTACATGGACGCTCTCATCACTCTAGCGGAAGCCAAGATTGAATACATTGATATTAGCGCGCTTTTAGAAGAGACTTTAGGGGAGAGCTTGACCAGATTAGGAGAATTGCATTGA
- the glyS gene encoding glycine--tRNA ligase subunit beta translates to MHSDELLVEILVEELPAQALLNEYKEMPKKLHALFQKRALEVGNIEIFYTPRRLCLFIKDFPLLTQETKEEFFGPPVKIACNNEDKTQGLNALGLGFYQKLGLKDPKHFQTAFKNNKEVLYHAKIHEKEPTKDLIMPIVLEFLEGLNFGKSMRWGNVEKSFIRPIHNICVLFNGENFNGIEVKEYGFKTKQATKAHRQEGFDFIQVDSPKAYFEVLEKNHVILDPKKREAKILQEIKELETKHHISVEIDRDLLDEVVAITEYPSALLGEFDKAFLKLPSEIITTSMKENQRYFATFCQKSQEESPTLHNGFIVVSNAINKDKQKIIAGNQKVLKARLSDAVFFYENDLKKPLDNAPLESVVFVQGLGTLKDKMEREAIIAQYLTQKYISSLNMPLEKALELIGRAVQIAKADLLSEVVYEFSELQGIMGYYYALEQNENELVALSVKEQYLPASENAPLPSSVFSAIVALSLKLDSLFSLFSAGKIPSGSKDPFALRRLSFGLLKIIAHYGLEFDLKADLKNLFEKVGVYQSFDLEILEKFLLERFHNLIDCNPSIIRSVLNTNERDIVTIIQKVKALKRFLDEPKNAQKKELLFSAFKRLANINKDRNPNESSGFSTSLFKESQEHALFEAFNAIKMSAFESLDSKIEAYFGLHAPLEEYFKSVLVMDKDIEIQKNRKNFLWGVYQSFLEIGDIKEIAI, encoded by the coding sequence TTGCATTCAGATGAATTGTTAGTAGAGATTTTAGTTGAAGAATTGCCCGCACAAGCGTTATTGAATGAATATAAAGAAATGCCTAAAAAACTCCACGCTCTTTTTCAAAAACGCGCTTTAGAAGTGGGAAATATAGAGATTTTTTACACCCCTAGGCGCTTGTGTTTGTTTATCAAAGACTTTCCTCTTTTAACCCAAGAAACCAAAGAGGAATTTTTTGGGCCTCCCGTTAAAATCGCATGCAACAATGAAGATAAAACGCAAGGGTTGAACGCGCTAGGTTTAGGGTTTTATCAAAAATTAGGACTAAAGGATCCCAAGCATTTCCAAACAGCGTTTAAAAACAATAAAGAGGTGCTTTATCACGCTAAAATCCATGAAAAAGAGCCTACAAAAGATTTAATCATGCCCATTGTGTTAGAGTTTTTAGAGGGTTTGAATTTCGGGAAGTCTATGCGTTGGGGCAATGTGGAAAAAAGCTTTATCAGACCCATTCATAATATTTGCGTGTTGTTTAATGGGGAAAATTTTAACGGTATTGAAGTCAAAGAGTATGGCTTTAAAACCAAGCAAGCCACCAAAGCGCACCGACAAGAGGGTTTTGATTTCATCCAAGTGGATAGCCCTAAAGCGTATTTTGAAGTTTTAGAAAAAAACCATGTCATTTTAGACCCTAAAAAGCGCGAAGCTAAAATCTTACAAGAAATTAAAGAGCTAGAAACAAAGCATCACATTAGCGTAGAAATAGATAGGGATCTATTAGATGAGGTTGTAGCGATCACGGAATACCCCAGCGCGCTTTTGGGGGAGTTTGACAAGGCGTTTTTAAAATTACCCAGTGAAATCATCACCACTTCCATGAAAGAAAACCAACGCTATTTTGCAACCTTTTGTCAAAAAAGCCAAGAAGAAAGCCCAACATTGCACAACGGCTTTATTGTGGTGAGTAACGCTATCAATAAAGACAAGCAAAAAATCATTGCAGGCAATCAAAAGGTTTTAAAAGCCCGCTTGAGCGATGCGGTTTTCTTTTATGAAAACGATCTTAAAAAGCCCTTAGATAACGCCCCTTTAGAGAGCGTGGTTTTTGTGCAAGGTTTAGGGACTTTAAAAGATAAAATGGAGCGCGAAGCGATCATCGCTCAATACTTGACGCAAAAATATATTTCATCTTTAAACATGCCTTTAGAAAAAGCCCTTGAATTGATTGGCCGAGCCGTTCAAATCGCTAAGGCGGATTTACTCAGTGAAGTGGTGTATGAATTTAGCGAGCTTCAAGGGATCATGGGCTATTACTACGCTTTAGAACAAAACGAAAACGAGTTGGTCGCCTTGAGTGTGAAAGAGCAGTATTTGCCCGCAAGCGAAAACGCCCCCTTGCCCTCTAGTGTTTTTAGCGCGATCGTGGCTTTGAGCTTGAAATTAGACAGCTTGTTTTCTCTTTTTAGCGCGGGTAAAATCCCTAGCGGATCTAAAGATCCTTTTGCTTTAAGGCGTTTGAGTTTTGGGCTATTGAAAATCATTGCGCATTACGGGTTAGAATTTGACTTGAAAGCGGATTTGAAAAACCTCTTTGAAAAAGTGGGCGTTTATCAAAGCTTTGATTTAGAAATTTTAGAGAAGTTTTTACTGGAGCGCTTTCATAATTTAATAGATTGTAACCCCTCTATTATAAGGAGCGTGTTAAACACCAACGAGCGAGACATTGTTACAATCATCCAGAAAGTCAAAGCCTTAAAACGCTTTTTAGATGAACCCAAGAACGCTCAAAAAAAAGAGTTGCTTTTTAGCGCTTTCAAACGCCTAGCCAATATCAATAAAGACAGAAACCCTAACGAATCAAGCGGGTTTTCTACGAGTCTTTTCAAAGAATCGCAAGAGCATGCCCTTTTTGAAGCGTTTAACGCGATCAAAATGAGCGCTTTTGAGAGTTTGGATAGCAAAATAGAGGCTTATTTTGGTTTGCATGCGCCTTTAGAAGAGTATTTTAAAAGCGTGCTAGTCATGGATAAAGATATAGAAATCCAAAAAAATCGTAAAAATTTCTTGTGGGGCGTGTATCAAAGTTTCTTAGAAATTGGGGATATTAAAGAAATTGCGATTTAA
- the gpmI gene encoding 2,3-bisphosphoglycerate-independent phosphoglycerate mutase, with product MAQKTLLIITDGIGYRKDSDHNAFFHAKKPTYDLMFKTLPYSLIDTHGLSVGLPEGQMGNSEVGHMCIGAGRVLYQDLVKISLSLQNDDLKNNPAFLNTIQKSPVVHLMGLMSDGGVHSHIEHFIALALECEKSHKKVCLHLITDGRDVAPKSALTYLEQMQNICNENIQIATIGGRFYAMDRDNRFERIELAYHSLMGLNHTPLSPSEYIQSQYDKNITDEFIMPACFKDYCGMQDGESFIFINFRNDRAREIVSALGQKEFSGFKRQAFKKLHIATMTPYDNTFPYPVLFPKESVQNTLAEVVSQHNLTQSHIAETEKYAHVTFFINGGVETPFKNENRVLIQSPKVTTYDLKPEMSAKEVTLAVLEQMKLGTDLIIVNFANGDMVGHTGNFEASIKAVEAVDACLGEILSLAKKLDYAMLLTSDHGNCERMKDENQNPLTNHTAGSVYCFVLGNGVKSIKNGALNNIASSVLKLMGIKAPATMDKPLF from the coding sequence ATGGCGCAAAAAACTCTTTTGATTATCACTGATGGCATTGGGTATCGTAAAGATAGCGATCATAACGCTTTCTTCCATGCCAAAAAACCCACTTATGATTTGATGTTTAAAACCTTGCCTTATAGCCTGATTGATACGCATGGCTTGAGCGTGGGCTTACCTGAAGGGCAAATGGGAAATTCTGAAGTGGGGCATATGTGCATTGGGGCTGGTAGGGTACTTTATCAGGATTTAGTCAAAATTTCTTTAAGCCTTCAAAACGATGACTTAAAAAACAACCCCGCTTTTTTAAACACGATCCAAAAAAGCCCTGTGGTGCATCTTATGGGTTTAATGAGCGATGGAGGCGTGCATTCACACATTGAGCATTTTATCGCTCTGGCTTTAGAGTGTGAAAAATCCCATAAAAAAGTTTGCCTGCATTTAATCACCGATGGGCGCGATGTCGCCCCTAAAAGTGCTTTAACCTACTTAGAACAAATGCAAAATATCTGCAATGAAAACATTCAAATCGCTACCATAGGCGGTCGTTTTTATGCGATGGATAGGGATAATCGCTTTGAAAGGATTGAGCTTGCGTATCATAGTTTAATGGGGCTTAATCACACGCCTTTAAGCCCTAGCGAATATATCCAAAGCCAATACGATAAAAATATCACCGATGAATTTATCATGCCTGCTTGTTTTAAAGATTATTGCGGCATGCAAGATGGTGAAAGCTTCATTTTTATCAATTTCAGGAATGATAGGGCCAGAGAAATCGTGAGCGCTTTAGGCCAAAAGGAATTTAGCGGCTTTAAGCGTCAAGCTTTTAAAAAACTCCATATCGCTACCATGACGCCTTATGATAACACTTTCCCCTACCCTGTTTTATTCCCTAAAGAAAGCGTTCAAAACACGCTCGCTGAAGTGGTGTCTCAACACAACCTGACCCAAAGCCATATCGCTGAGACTGAAAAATACGCGCATGTAACCTTTTTCATCAATGGCGGAGTGGAGACGCCTTTTAAAAATGAAAACCGAGTGCTTATCCAAAGCCCTAAAGTTACCACTTATGATTTAAAGCCTGAAATGAGCGCTAAAGAAGTAACCCTTGCGGTGTTAGAGCAAATGAAACTAGGCACGGATTTGATCATTGTGAATTTTGCTAATGGCGATATGGTAGGGCATACGGGGAATTTTGAAGCGAGTATCAAAGCGGTAGAAGCAGTGGATGCATGCTTAGGGGAAATCCTTTCACTGGCTAAAAAATTGGATTACGCCATGCTTTTAACCAGCGATCATGGGAATTGCGAGCGCATGAAAGATGAAAACCAAAACCCCTTAACCAACCACACCGCCGGGAGTGTGTATTGCTTTGTTTTAGGGAATGGAGTCAAATCCATAAAAAACGGAGCGTTGAACAATATCGCTAGCAGCGTGTTAAAACTCATGGGCATCAAAGCCCCAGCAACGATGGACAAACCCCTATTTTAA
- the gatC gene encoding Asp-tRNA(Asn)/Glu-tRNA(Gln) amidotransferase subunit GatC, protein MQIDDALLQRLEKLSMLEIKDERKESVKGHLAEVLGFVENIFALETNNLKTDTHLSTPLREDEPKSQPNIAKEILSHNKHSQDHYFVVPKIIE, encoded by the coding sequence ATGCAAATTGATGACGCATTATTGCAACGCTTAGAAAAATTGAGCATGCTAGAGATTAAAGACGAGCGTAAAGAGAGCGTTAAAGGCCATTTAGCCGAGGTTTTAGGCTTTGTGGAAAACATCTTCGCTTTAGAAACTAATAATCTAAAAACAGATACGCATCTTAGCACCCCTTTAAGAGAAGACGAGCCTAAAAGCCAACCTAACATTGCCAAAGAGATTTTAAGCCACAACAAACACAGCCAAGATCATTATTTCGTTGTGCCTAAAATCATTGAATAA
- a CDS encoding adenosylmethionine--8-amino-7-oxononanoate transaminase produces the protein MNFQENLATLDLEYLWHPCSQMQEHQNFPIIPIKKAQGIYLYDFNDNAYMDLISSWWVNLFGHNNAYISQQLKNQIDNLEHVLLASFSHKPIITLSQRLCQLTGMDKCFYADNGSSCIEIALKMSYHAHFLKNQTRRKKLFLSLSNSYHGETLGALSVGDVKLYKDTYTPLLLKNLTTPVPKNDNEIENSLNALRRLLDKHGGEICAFIAEPLLQCAGNIHIYSARYLKQAVLLCKQKNIHIIFDEIATGFGRTGSMFAYEQCGIEPDFLCLSKGISGGYLPLSVLLTRNEIYNQFYAPYEENKAFLHSHSYTGNALACACANATLDIFEKENVIEKNKALSEFIFSTLQKALKPLIEQQVVSNLRHLGMVFAFEVFIQTKERLSLAVFKKALKKGLLLRPLNNTIYLMPPYIITHEEITKAVAGLVEILDELRKG, from the coding sequence ATGAATTTTCAAGAAAATTTAGCCACTTTGGATTTGGAGTATCTTTGGCACCCTTGCTCGCAAATGCAAGAGCATCAAAATTTCCCCATTATCCCCATTAAAAAGGCTCAAGGGATTTACCTCTATGATTTTAATGATAACGCTTACATGGATTTAATCAGCTCATGGTGGGTGAATCTTTTTGGGCATAATAACGCCTACATCAGCCAGCAGCTTAAAAATCAAATTGATAATCTAGAGCATGTCCTTTTGGCTTCTTTTAGCCATAAGCCCATTATCACGCTCTCTCAAAGGCTTTGCCAGCTCACCGGTATGGATAAATGCTTTTATGCGGATAACGGCTCATCTTGTATTGAAATCGCTTTGAAAATGAGCTATCACGCCCATTTTTTAAAAAACCAAACGCGCCGCAAAAAGCTTTTTTTATCGCTTTCTAATTCCTATCATGGCGAGACTTTGGGAGCGTTAAGCGTGGGCGATGTGAAACTTTATAAAGACACTTACACCCCTTTATTACTCAAAAATCTCACTACACCCGTGCCTAAAAACGATAATGAAATAGAAAATAGTTTGAACGCTTTAAGGCGTTTGTTAGATAAACATGGTGGAGAAATTTGCGCCTTCATTGCAGAACCTCTTTTGCAATGTGCAGGGAATATACATATTTATAGTGCAAGATATTTAAAACAAGCCGTTTTATTGTGCAAGCAAAAAAATATCCACATTATTTTTGATGAAATCGCTACCGGGTTTGGGCGCACAGGGAGCATGTTTGCTTATGAACAATGCGGGATTGAGCCTGATTTTTTATGCTTGTCTAAGGGGATTAGCGGGGGGTATTTGCCTTTAAGCGTGCTATTAACCCGCAATGAAATTTATAACCAATTTTACGCTCCCTATGAAGAAAATAAAGCGTTTTTGCATTCGCACAGCTACACAGGAAACGCCCTAGCATGCGCATGCGCGAACGCCACGCTGGATATTTTTGAAAAAGAAAATGTTATTGAAAAAAACAAGGCTTTGAGCGAGTTTATTTTTAGCACGCTCCAAAAGGCGTTAAAACCCTTGATAGAGCAACAAGTGGTGTCTAATCTAAGGCATTTGGGCATGGTCTTTGCCTTTGAAGTCTTTATTCAAACCAAAGAGCGTTTGAGTTTAGCGGTTTTTAAAAAAGCTCTAAAAAAAGGTCTGTTATTACGCCCCTTAAACAACACGATCTATCTCATGCCTCCTTATATTATCACGCATGAAGAAATCACAAAGGCGGTTGCGGGGTTAGTGGAAATTCTTGATGAGTTAAGAAAAGGCTGA
- a CDS encoding peptidylprolyl isomerase encodes MIEWMQNHRKYLVVTIWISTIAFIAAGMIGWGQYSFSLDSDSAAKVGQIKISQEELAQEYRRLKDAYAESIPDFKELTEDQIKAMHLEKSALDSLINQALLRNFALDLGLGATKQEVAKEIRKTSVFQKDGVFDEELYKNILKQSHYRPKHFEESVEKLLIIQKISALFPKTTTPLEQSSLSLWAKLQDKLDILILNPNDVKISLNEEEMKKYYESHKKDFKKPTSFKTRSLYFDASLEKPDLKELEEYYHKNKVSYLDKEGKLRDFKSVQEQVKHDLSMQKANEKALRSYIALKKGNEQNYTTQDFEENNSPYTAEITQKLAALKPLEILKPEPFKDGFIVVQLISQIKDELQNFNEAKSALKTRLTQEKTLMALQALAKEKLKDFKGKSVGYVSPNFGGTISELNQEESAKFINTLFNRQEKKGFITIGNKVVLYQITEQNFNHSFSAEESQYMQRLVNNTKTDFFDKALIEELKKRYKIVKYIQ; translated from the coding sequence ATGATTGAATGGATGCAAAATCATAGAAAGTATTTAGTGGTTACAATATGGATAAGCACGATCGCTTTTATTGCTGCCGGAATGATAGGCTGGGGGCAATACAGCTTCTCTTTAGATAGCGATAGCGCTGCCAAAGTGGGACAGATTAAGATTTCTCAAGAAGAATTAGCCCAAGAATACCGCCGCCTTAAAGACGCTTATGCTGAGTCTATCCCTGATTTTAAAGAACTCACCGAAGATCAAATCAAAGCCATGCATTTGGAAAAAAGCGCACTAGATTCGCTTATCAATCAAGCTTTATTGAGGAATTTCGCTTTAGATTTAGGGCTTGGCGCTACGAAACAAGAAGTGGCGAAAGAGATCAGAAAAACAAGCGTTTTTCAAAAAGATGGCGTTTTTGATGAAGAACTGTATAAAAATATCTTAAAACAAAGCCATTACCGCCCCAAACACTTTGAAGAAAGCGTTGAAAAGCTTTTGATTATCCAAAAAATCAGCGCTCTATTCCCCAAAACCACCACCCCTTTGGAGCAATCCAGTCTATCGCTTTGGGCAAAATTGCAAGACAAATTAGACATTCTTATCCTAAACCCTAATGATGTTAAAATCTCTCTCAATGAAGAAGAGATGAAAAAATATTACGAGTCTCATAAAAAGGATTTTAAAAAGCCCACAAGCTTTAAAACGCGCTCTTTATATTTTGACGCTAGTTTAGAAAAGCCTGATTTGAAAGAGTTGGAGGAATACTACCATAAAAACAAGGTGTCTTATTTGGATAAAGAGGGGAAATTGCGGGATTTTAAAAGCGTTCAAGAGCAAGTCAAGCATGATTTAAGCATGCAAAAAGCGAATGAAAAAGCCTTAAGGAGTTATATCGCTCTAAAAAAGGGGAATGAGCAAAACTACACCACACAAGATTTTGAAGAAAACAACTCCCCCTATACTGCTGAAATCACGCAAAAACTCGCCGCTCTCAAACCCCTTGAAATCCTAAAGCCAGAGCCTTTTAAAGATGGTTTTATTGTGGTGCAACTCATCTCTCAAATTAAAGACGAATTGCAAAATTTTAATGAAGCTAAAAGCGCTCTTAAAACCCGCCTAACTCAAGAAAAAACCCTTATGGCATTGCAGGCATTAGCTAAAGAAAAGCTTAAGGATTTTAAAGGGAAAAGCGTGGGCTATGTAAGCCCTAATTTTGGAGGCACTATTAGCGAACTTAACCAAGAAGAAAGCGCTAAGTTTATCAACACCCTTTTTAACCGCCAGGAAAAAAAGGGGTTTATTACTATTGGTAATAAAGTGGTGCTCTATCAAATCACAGAACAAAATTTCAACCACTCATTTAGCGCAGAAGAAAGCCAGTATATGCAGCGTTTAGTCAATAACACTAAAACGGATTTTTTTGATAAAGCGTTGATAGAAGAATTGAAAAAACGCTATAAGATAGTCAAATACATTCAATAA
- the ftsA gene encoding cell division protein FtsA, with product MEHKEIVIGVDIGSRKICAIVAEFKEGILRIIGTAHQDSKEINSKAIKRGRINSLAHASNAIKEVINSAKKMAGLNADEDRNNPISSFRESYYPKTKAIVSFSGAYTESIRDVTGVASTKDNVVTIDEINRAINNACAKAGLDNDKHILHALPYRFTLDKQEVNDPLGMSGTRLEVFIHIVYTEKNNIENLEKIMIQSGVEIENIVINSYAASIATLSNDERELGVACVDMGGETCNLTIYSGNSIRYNKYLPVGSHHLTTDLSHMLNTPFPYAEEVKIKYGDLSFEGGEETPSQSVQIPTTGSDGHESHIVPLSEIQTIMRERALETFKIIHRSIQDSGLEEHLGGGVVLTGGMALMKGIKELARTHFTNYPVRLAAPVEKYNIMGMFEDLKDPRFSVVVGLILYKAGGHTNYERDSKGVIRYHESDDYTRTAHQSSPTPHIHSSPTERNLSDLKASSAPLNTAKNDDFLPIKTTEQKGFFKSFLDKISKLF from the coding sequence ATGGAACATAAAGAAATCGTTATAGGGGTTGATATAGGCTCTAGAAAGATTTGCGCCATAGTGGCTGAATTTAAAGAAGGGATTTTGCGCATCATTGGCACAGCCCATCAAGACTCTAAAGAAATCAATTCAAAAGCCATTAAAAGAGGGCGTATCAATAGCCTTGCTCACGCTTCCAACGCCATTAAAGAAGTGATTAATAGCGCTAAAAAAATGGCGGGTTTGAACGCTGATGAAGACAGGAATAACCCCATTTCCTCCTTTAGAGAATCGTATTACCCTAAAACTAAAGCGATTGTTTCTTTTTCTGGGGCTTATACTGAAAGCATTAGAGATGTTACCGGTGTGGCTAGCACTAAAGACAATGTGGTTACTATAGATGAAATCAATCGCGCTATCAATAACGCATGCGCTAAAGCAGGCTTGGATAACGATAAACATATTTTACATGCCCTCCCTTATCGCTTCACTTTAGACAAACAAGAAGTGAATGACCCCTTAGGGATGAGCGGGACTCGCCTAGAAGTCTTTATCCACATTGTCTATACAGAAAAAAACAACATTGAAAATTTAGAAAAAATCATGATCCAATCTGGGGTGGAGATTGAAAACATCGTGATCAATTCTTATGCAGCCTCGATTGCCACCTTGTCTAATGATGAAAGGGAATTGGGCGTGGCTTGCGTGGATATGGGCGGAGAGACATGCAACCTTACGATTTATAGCGGCAATTCCATACGCTATAACAAATACTTACCCGTAGGCTCTCACCATTTAACCACGGATTTATCGCACATGCTCAACACCCCATTCCCTTACGCTGAAGAAGTTAAGATCAAATATGGGGATCTTTCTTTTGAAGGCGGAGAAGAAACGCCCTCTCAAAGCGTCCAAATCCCTACCACCGGCTCTGATGGCCATGAAAGCCATATTGTGCCGCTTAGTGAAATCCAAACTATCATGAGAGAAAGGGCTTTAGAAACTTTTAAAATCATCCACAGGAGCATTCAGGATAGCGGTTTAGAAGAGCATTTGGGCGGGGGCGTTGTGTTAACCGGTGGGATGGCTTTAATGAAAGGGATCAAAGAACTAGCCAGAACCCATTTCACTAATTACCCGGTGCGTTTGGCGGCCCCTGTGGAAAAATACAATATCATGGGCATGTTTGAAGACTTGAAAGATCCTCGCTTTTCAGTCGTGGTTGGCTTGATTTTATACAAAGCAGGGGGGCATACCAATTATGAAAGAGACTCTAAAGGGGTTATCCGCTACCATGAAAGCGATGATTACACAAGAACAGCCCATCAATCAAGCCCTACCCCCCATATCCATTCATCGCCTACAGAAAGGAATTTGAGCGATTTAAAAGCCTCTAGCGCTCCTTTAAACACCGCTAAAAACGATGATTTCTTACCCATAAAAACCACCGAACAAAAAGGTTTTTTTAAAAGTTTCCTTGATAAGATTTCCAAACTCTTTTAA